ATCATCGTGCTGGTATAGTTCAACCCGACGCAGATGATCTTGCCGGGGTGAGCCGTGCAGGCGCCGAAGCGGGTGCCTTCGGGCAGCAGCGGCAGGCTTCGGGCGTCAAGTGCCGCCAGTCGCGCCAATCCCTGCGGCGAAAGTGTTCCGGCGTCAAAATCGGAGATGACCGATGAGAGGTCGCGCATACCGCCCGACCCATCGAACAATCCCGGTCGTTCCAGAGCGGGCGGGCCGTGTCGGAAAAGTCTCATCGGTCATCTCCGTTGCGTGTTTGTCGTCCAGTTTCGTGCCGAACGAGAAAGGCAGGTCAATATTGCCCGCTGGCGGGAGGGCGCTGTTCCTGGGCGACTGTGATCGCTGTCGCGCGACTGGCGAGTTCGTCTTCGTCCACGATGATGCCGAGACCGGGCGCGTCGCTCAGGGTAAAGTGACCGTTGACCGGCTCGGCAGGGTTGCGGAAAACGGGGCGCCCGCGATCCCATCTGTCGGCCAGTTCCACGGGCTTGGTCATGTGCATGATCGTGGACAGCACATGAATATTCGCGAAATGGCCCACGGCGGGCTGGGTCTGATGGGGCACAAGCTCGACCCCATGGGCATGGGTCAGGGCTGCGCATTGCATCATCCCGGTGATTCCGCCCATCTTCACGATGTCGGGCTGCACCATGCGCACGCCGGACAGGATCAGATCCTTCAGCGCCTGAAGCGTATAGGTTTGCTCACCGGCGGATACGGTGATGTCCAGCCGTTGCGCGACCTCGCCCATGGCGCCGACATGATAATGCTGCACCGGTTCCTCGAACCAGCTATAACCCAGATCCTCCAGCGCCCGGCCCATGCGGATGGCGCCGCCGACTGAATAGCCGTTATTGGCGTCGAACCCGATCACCGCATCTGGGCCAAGCAGGTCCCGCACAGCCTTCGCCTTGGCGATGTCGCCGAGGATATCGACATCGCAGCGGGTGCGGTCGCCATCCCAGCGGATCTTGACGGCGGCCGGCTGCTCGGCCTCGACCCGGCGCGCGACCTCGCGCACCACCTCGTCCACGCTGCGCGCGGCATTCCCACCGATCGAGCTGTAGCAGGGCAGCCGCGTCCGCCACGCCCCCCCAAGTAATTTATAAACCGGCCGGCCCAGCAGTTTGCCCTTCAGGTCCCACAAGGCGATGTCACAGGCGGCCAGTGCGGCCGTGGCGATGCCTTCAGGCCCCAACTTGACCAGCCGGTGCATCAGCGTGTCGAGCAGGACCGCGTGGTCGAGCACCTCCTTGCCTTCCAGAAATGGGGCGATGTCACGCGCGACGACGCCCAGGGACGCGATGCCCCCCAGCATCGGTGAGGCCTCGCCCCAGCCGACGGTGCCATCTTCGGCGGTGATGCGCACGAAGGCGCTGTTGGGCATCCAGCCCGTGCCGTCGCCCATGGCCACGCTCAATGCCTCGACTTGCGCGATTTTCATGCTGCGTTCCTTTCGTTGATGCTGTGGTTGGTCCCGATCACCAGTTCGCGGCGATATACTGGACCTCGCAGAATTCGAGGATGCCGTGATGCGCGCCTTCCCGGCCAAGCCCGCTTTGCTTGGTGCCGCCGAATGGTGCCGCCGGGTCCGAGACCACGCCGCGATTGAGGCCGACCATCCCGCTGTCAAGTTGCTCGGACACCCGCAATCCGCGCGCCAGATCTGCGGTGAAGACGTAAGAGATCAGCCCGTATTCGGTGGAATTAGCGCGGGCGATGGCCTCTTCCTCGGTCTCGAAGGTCGAAAGGGCTGCGACGGGGCCGAATATCTCTTCGCCGGTGATCTCTGCCTCGGGCGGCAC
The Paracoccus alcaliphilus DNA segment above includes these coding regions:
- a CDS encoding mandelate racemase/muconate lactonizing enzyme family protein; translation: MKIAQVEALSVAMGDGTGWMPNSAFVRITAEDGTVGWGEASPMLGGIASLGVVARDIAPFLEGKEVLDHAVLLDTLMHRLVKLGPEGIATAALAACDIALWDLKGKLLGRPVYKLLGGAWRTRLPCYSSIGGNAARSVDEVVREVARRVEAEQPAAVKIRWDGDRTRCDVDILGDIAKAKAVRDLLGPDAVIGFDANNGYSVGGAIRMGRALEDLGYSWFEEPVQHYHVGAMGEVAQRLDITVSAGEQTYTLQALKDLILSGVRMVQPDIVKMGGITGMMQCAALTHAHGVELVPHQTQPAVGHFANIHVLSTIMHMTKPVELADRWDRGRPVFRNPAEPVNGHFTLSDAPGLGIIVDEDELASRATAITVAQEQRPPASGQY